A section of the Spirosoma pollinicola genome encodes:
- a CDS encoding aldo/keto reductase codes for MNYRTFGRTGWKISEIGYGMWGLAGWTGSDKQEVLRALQRSVELGCNFFDTAWAYADGVSEEILNQLLKNNPNKQLYGATKIPPKNRQWPSKAGSKLEDVFPADYIVEYTEKSLKNLGVDTIDLQQFHVWEDSWADQDEWKEAVTKLTQQGKVRAWGLSVNRWEPDNSLNTIRTGLIDAVQVIYNIFDQNPEDNLFPLCREMNIGVIARVPFDEGTLTGTFTKETTFPANDWRSTYFVPENLNSSVDHADALKPLLSEGMTMPEMALRFILSNPDVHTTIPGMRQIRNVEANTAVSDKGDLSPELLHELKGHRWDRTPTEWSQ; via the coding sequence ATGAATTACCGCACATTTGGCCGCACCGGCTGGAAAATCTCTGAAATTGGCTACGGCATGTGGGGCCTTGCCGGTTGGACCGGCTCCGACAAACAGGAAGTTTTACGAGCCCTCCAACGCTCGGTTGAACTGGGCTGCAACTTTTTCGATACGGCCTGGGCCTATGCCGATGGCGTTAGCGAAGAAATCCTGAACCAACTGCTCAAAAACAACCCGAATAAACAACTGTACGGAGCCACCAAGATTCCACCTAAAAATCGCCAGTGGCCATCGAAAGCAGGCTCCAAGCTGGAAGACGTTTTTCCTGCCGATTACATCGTTGAATACACCGAAAAAAGCCTGAAAAACCTCGGCGTCGACACCATCGACTTGCAGCAGTTTCACGTTTGGGAAGACAGTTGGGCCGATCAGGACGAATGGAAAGAAGCTGTAACGAAGCTAACCCAGCAAGGTAAGGTTCGGGCGTGGGGGCTTTCGGTAAACCGGTGGGAACCAGATAATAGCCTGAACACCATTCGTACAGGGCTTATTGACGCGGTGCAGGTAATTTACAACATCTTCGACCAGAATCCCGAAGACAACCTCTTCCCGCTTTGCCGCGAGATGAACATCGGGGTCATTGCCCGCGTCCCCTTCGATGAAGGTACGCTAACAGGCACATTTACAAAAGAAACGACGTTCCCGGCCAACGACTGGCGGTCGACCTATTTTGTTCCCGAAAACCTCAACAGCAGCGTCGATCATGCCGATGCTCTAAAGCCGTTGCTTTCGGAAGGGATGACCATGCCCGAAATGGCCCTGCGTTTTATTCTAAGCAATCCCGACGTACATACGACTATTCCGGGTATGCGCCAGATTCGCAATGTAGAAGCCAACACAGCCGTTAGTGATAAAGGCGATCTATCGCCCGAGTTGCTGCACGAACTGAAAGGCCATCGCTGGGACCGCACGCCAACTGAGTGGAGTCAATAA
- a CDS encoding GxxExxY protein has protein sequence MNEYTYNELSRKIIGACIEVHKELGPGLIESVYEECLAFELITLGFYVERQVELPVIYKGHLLDKTFVMDIVVDELIVFELKAVQDLIPLHHVQTMTYLRMVQMKLGLLVNFNVDFLRNGIHRKVNGNLNS, from the coding sequence ATGAATGAGTATACGTACAACGAACTGAGTCGAAAAATTATAGGTGCTTGCATAGAAGTACACAAAGAACTGGGACCGGGATTAATTGAAAGTGTGTACGAAGAGTGTCTTGCCTTCGAACTAATAACCCTGGGGTTTTATGTCGAACGGCAAGTTGAACTTCCAGTCATATACAAAGGCCACCTATTAGACAAAACGTTTGTCATGGATATTGTTGTTGACGAACTGATTGTGTTTGAACTAAAAGCAGTACAGGACTTAATTCCACTTCATCATGTTCAGACAATGACCTACCTTCGAATGGTACAAATGAAGCTTGGCCTGCTTGTCAATTTCAACGTTGACTTCCTGCGCAACGGCATCCATCGAAAAGTTAATGGCAACTTAAATTCATAA
- a CDS encoding response regulator transcription factor: MKILLIEDEPALQAAVQQYLEGEGYTVTTANTYRQGAEKAHDYDYDCLVIDLMLPDGNGLDLVRELKSRQSMAGVIVITAKDALADKLTGLDAGADDYLTKPFHLPELNARLRSVLRRRLFGGQAKLSAGALTLWPDQQRVSVLDTDIKLTGKEYELLLFLVTNADRLLSKSAIAEHVWGDAMDTADSHEFLYTHVKNLRRKLITAGCPDYIQTRYGAGYIFSTRLP, encoded by the coding sequence ATGAAAATCCTCTTAATCGAAGACGAACCTGCACTTCAAGCGGCTGTTCAGCAGTATCTGGAAGGAGAAGGCTATACAGTCACAACCGCCAACACCTATCGGCAGGGAGCCGAAAAAGCGCACGATTACGATTACGACTGTTTGGTAATCGACCTGATGCTGCCCGATGGCAACGGTCTCGATCTGGTTCGCGAATTGAAAAGTCGACAGTCGATGGCCGGTGTTATTGTCATAACCGCCAAAGACGCGCTGGCCGACAAACTGACCGGCCTTGATGCCGGGGCCGATGATTATTTAACCAAGCCCTTTCACTTACCCGAACTTAATGCCCGTCTGCGGTCGGTGTTGCGCCGACGGCTGTTTGGCGGACAGGCAAAGCTCAGCGCGGGCGCTCTTACTCTTTGGCCCGACCAACAGCGTGTAAGCGTTCTCGACACTGATATTAAACTGACGGGGAAAGAATATGAACTACTCCTGTTTTTAGTTACGAATGCGGACCGATTGCTCTCCAAATCAGCCATTGCCGAGCACGTTTGGGGCGATGCAATGGACACAGCCGACTCGCATGAGTTTCTATACACCCATGTCAAAAATCTGCGTCGCAAGCTCATAACGGCTGGTTGTCCCGATTACATACAGACCCGCTACGGCGCAGGCTATATTTTCTCAACCCGACTGCCATGA
- a CDS encoding putative quinol monooxygenase, producing the protein MLVRIVRMTFQEDKLSDFHAIFDRSKVHIRAFPGNHHLELLRDPNQANIRMTYSLWESADALEAYRQSELFRTTWAATKVLFAERPVAFSAEKLEEVMG; encoded by the coding sequence ATGCTCGTTCGTATTGTTCGTATGACTTTCCAGGAAGATAAACTTTCTGATTTCCATGCCATTTTTGATCGTTCCAAAGTTCACATTCGCGCCTTTCCCGGCAATCACCATCTCGAACTCCTGCGCGATCCGAATCAGGCCAATATTCGCATGACATATAGTTTGTGGGAGTCGGCCGATGCCCTGGAAGCCTACCGCCAGAGTGAGTTGTTTCGAACAACCTGGGCCGCCACAAAAGTGTTATTTGCCGAACGGCCTGTAGCGTTTTCTGCCGAAAAACTGGAAGAAGTAATGGGCTGA
- a CDS encoding sensor histidine kinase yields the protein MSLLGQTARYLLMTAFLITLIGSVGFYTLIHWKIRYEVDEILSAQVKQTALRLQKKPTSLFFDWDNNPQIKRVRTSIRPKFSDIIVLDSLDTNKPIPVRQLRQTVSVNGQIYLITIQQPYFEFDELSRQMSVGVIFGFLILMGLSVAIGVSLSRRLWSPFYATINRLGGVRLDGGPEPTFPQSGIREFGLLNRSLSELTQNLRRQFLLQKQFTENASHELQTPLAVASAELDFLLQSNHLTENDYAHLQRATDALERLSQLNRSLLLLIQVENNQFANDDAVEISELLNQYSDEYEPFFQHKNMALNRAITPNIDLRMNHQLAGVLIANLLKNAIRHGKTGGCVGIELTPEKLTICNTGDPLPFAANQLFNRFVKNPARPDSIGLGLALVRQICDRYGLPITYQYNIEKGIHEFRVGLGR from the coding sequence ATGAGTTTGCTTGGTCAAACAGCCCGTTACCTACTTATGACGGCGTTCCTGATTACCCTGATAGGCTCGGTGGGTTTCTATACGCTCATTCACTGGAAAATTCGGTATGAAGTTGATGAGATTTTATCCGCTCAGGTAAAACAAACAGCATTACGGCTCCAGAAAAAGCCAACTAGTCTATTTTTCGATTGGGACAACAACCCACAAATCAAACGGGTCCGAACCTCCATAAGGCCTAAGTTCAGCGATATAATCGTACTGGATTCATTGGATACAAACAAACCTATTCCCGTTCGGCAGTTACGGCAAACCGTGTCTGTTAACGGGCAAATTTATTTAATCACGATTCAGCAACCGTATTTTGAATTCGACGAATTATCCCGCCAAATGTCGGTGGGGGTCATTTTTGGTTTCCTGATCCTTATGGGGCTTTCTGTGGCAATTGGCGTGAGTTTATCCCGTCGATTATGGAGCCCTTTTTACGCAACGATCAACCGGCTAGGTGGCGTCCGGCTTGATGGTGGCCCGGAGCCCACATTCCCCCAAAGCGGCATTCGGGAGTTTGGTTTGCTCAATCGTTCCCTAAGCGAATTGACCCAGAACCTGCGACGTCAATTTTTATTGCAAAAACAGTTCACCGAAAATGCGTCTCATGAACTGCAAACGCCATTGGCCGTTGCTTCGGCAGAGCTGGATTTTCTTCTACAATCCAATCACCTCACCGAAAACGACTATGCCCATTTGCAACGCGCGACCGATGCCCTTGAGCGATTGAGCCAGTTAAACCGATCACTTCTATTGCTTATACAAGTCGAAAACAACCAGTTCGCCAACGACGATGCCGTGGAAATAAGCGAGTTGCTGAACCAATATTCCGATGAATATGAGCCGTTTTTTCAACACAAAAACATGGCTCTCAATCGCGCTATTACGCCGAATATTGACCTGCGCATGAATCATCAACTGGCTGGCGTCCTGATTGCTAATTTATTAAAGAACGCCATAAGGCACGGGAAAACAGGCGGTTGTGTAGGCATCGAACTAACTCCCGAAAAGCTAACTATCTGCAACACAGGGGACCCACTTCCCTTTGCAGCAAACCAACTCTTCAATCGCTTCGTGAAGAACCCGGCCCGTCCTGATTCTATTGGTTTGGGACTGGCATTGGTCAGGCAAATCTGCGATCGATATGGCTTACCGATAACGTATCAATACAATATCGAGAAAGGGATTCACGAATTTCGGGTTGGATTAGGCCGCTAA
- a CDS encoding glycoside hydrolase family 97 protein, with product MTKYLLLPLLSLTWLSAFAQQPISLSSPNRFIILTVRNTPTGEISYQVRYKNKPVVEPSSLGFTLSKPKVSLTRFSISAVDSSKKDETWKPVWGEVSQVRNHYNELTLNLQDKSGSNIGVRVRFRLFDDGVGFRYEFPQQTALTHFVVADELTQFKLAADHQTFWMPGDYDSNEYLYNKTKLTEVDAITAADKEKDTALKSVIGPNAVQTPLLFKTADGLYISLYEAALLNYPVMHLQLDKKSLTLTSQLVPDAVGNKAYLQTPAQTPWRTLIISDKATDLLASKLILNLNEPSTIADPSWIKPQKFVGMWWEMHIGKATWEKAGGKHGANTQNVKKYIDFAAKYGFDGVLVEGWNVGWEDWFGNWKEEVFDFVTPYPDYNLDSLTAYAQRKGVRIIMHHETSGSVTNYERRMDAAFQFMNKEGITTVKTGYVGRIIPRGEHHDGQWMVNHYQRVTQKAAQYKIMIDSHESAHPTGLHRTYPNWMASEAARGSEFNNAPTLGITPEHTTILPFTRMLGGPMDFTPGLFRFKLNQFDSTRTQRVRTTLAKQLALYITLYSPLQMAADLPENYEKHLDAFQFIRDVPVDWDDTKILAAEPGDYVVVARKTKGADSWFLGAITDENSRDLPLDLSFLEAGKSYEAVIYRDAPNADWETKPEAYVIEKKIVTSKTKLPIHLAKGGGCAIQFVKK from the coding sequence ATGACAAAATATCTACTCCTGCCGTTACTCAGCCTTACTTGGTTGAGCGCATTTGCCCAGCAACCAATTTCACTAAGCTCACCCAATCGGTTCATTATTTTAACCGTTCGAAATACGCCAACGGGTGAAATTTCGTATCAGGTTCGCTATAAAAACAAACCGGTTGTCGAGCCCTCCAGCCTAGGTTTTACCCTTAGCAAACCAAAGGTATCGCTCACCCGGTTCAGCATTTCGGCAGTCGACTCCTCAAAGAAAGACGAAACCTGGAAGCCAGTCTGGGGCGAAGTGAGTCAAGTTCGCAATCACTACAACGAACTTACGCTCAACTTACAGGACAAATCCGGCTCCAACATTGGTGTACGGGTACGCTTTCGGCTGTTCGACGATGGGGTTGGTTTTCGGTATGAGTTTCCGCAGCAAACGGCACTCACGCATTTTGTCGTAGCCGATGAACTGACCCAGTTTAAATTAGCCGCCGACCATCAAACGTTCTGGATGCCGGGTGATTATGACTCGAATGAATACCTCTATAATAAAACGAAACTCACCGAAGTTGACGCCATCACAGCCGCCGATAAGGAGAAAGATACGGCCCTGAAATCGGTCATTGGTCCCAATGCCGTTCAAACGCCGTTGCTGTTTAAAACCGCCGATGGGTTGTATATCAGCCTATACGAAGCGGCCTTGCTCAATTACCCGGTGATGCACCTGCAACTGGACAAGAAAAGCCTGACGCTCACGTCTCAGTTGGTGCCGGATGCGGTGGGCAACAAAGCCTATCTGCAAACCCCGGCGCAGACACCCTGGCGGACATTGATTATCAGCGACAAAGCCACCGATTTGCTGGCCTCTAAACTAATTCTGAACCTGAACGAGCCGTCTACCATTGCCGACCCCTCCTGGATTAAACCACAGAAATTTGTGGGTATGTGGTGGGAGATGCACATCGGGAAAGCCACCTGGGAAAAGGCGGGCGGCAAACACGGTGCCAATACCCAGAACGTAAAAAAATACATCGACTTTGCCGCCAAATATGGGTTCGACGGTGTGCTGGTCGAAGGCTGGAACGTGGGTTGGGAAGACTGGTTCGGGAATTGGAAAGAGGAGGTTTTTGATTTCGTTACGCCTTATCCAGACTACAATCTGGACTCATTAACGGCCTATGCGCAACGGAAAGGTGTGCGTATTATCATGCACCATGAAACATCGGGTTCTGTCACGAACTACGAGCGCCGGATGGATGCCGCCTTTCAATTCATGAATAAAGAGGGTATTACTACCGTAAAGACCGGCTATGTGGGCCGAATTATCCCACGGGGCGAACATCATGATGGGCAGTGGATGGTGAATCATTACCAGCGGGTAACCCAAAAAGCGGCTCAGTATAAGATCATGATCGACTCGCATGAATCAGCGCACCCAACGGGTCTGCATCGCACTTATCCGAACTGGATGGCGAGTGAAGCCGCTCGGGGCAGCGAATTTAATAATGCACCAACGCTGGGGATTACCCCCGAACATACCACCATCCTACCCTTTACCCGGATGCTGGGCGGCCCTATGGATTTCACACCGGGACTGTTTCGATTTAAGTTAAACCAGTTCGACAGTACCCGTACACAACGGGTTCGCACGACGCTGGCCAAGCAGTTAGCCCTGTACATCACGCTCTACAGCCCCTTACAAATGGCCGCCGATTTGCCCGAAAATTATGAGAAGCACCTGGATGCGTTTCAGTTTATCCGGGATGTGCCGGTAGACTGGGACGACACCAAAATACTGGCTGCCGAACCCGGTGATTATGTGGTTGTGGCCCGCAAAACGAAAGGCGCCGACAGTTGGTTTTTGGGTGCCATCACCGATGAAAACAGCCGTGATCTTCCCCTTGACCTTAGCTTCCTTGAAGCAGGCAAAAGCTACGAAGCGGTAATTTACCGCGATGCACCCAACGCCGACTGGGAAACCAAACCCGAAGCGTATGTCATTGAAAAGAAAATAGTTACAAGCAAAACGAAGCTACCAATCCATCTGGCTAAAGGGGGCGGCTGCGCCATTCAGTTCGTTAAGAAGTAG
- a CDS encoding carboxypeptidase regulatory-like domain-containing protein, protein MNRQLSIVWLTTCLLLWLATITFAQTTVLTGYVTDATTGKPMPFANVYLNGSTRGTLTNEQGHYSLSGVPLGTVEVVASFIGYQSHRRIFRLDNSQDNKANFRLKPSDQTLATVTVRGNLKKWQQHLKQFKRQLLGEPFGGQCLLINPDALSFHEEDSHLKATASEPLAIENQALGYKIWYDLLYFDGTSQKVYYAGASRFEEIKPTDERQANRFRRNRMRAYKGSTRHLMASLVDSTYEKEGFLAYQEDLVVPIAKTREGRTTLYGSVNGRLKPLKIKELIQPGRLPTERRLVSTRPLVVFYTNAMSAYSPYFDARFAYSQIALPAGQLEMTADGTITLPFGAEIQGSLADDRLSTMLPADWTPNPADAEPTTTSAPVVTQGKLMPPDARMNRIATAFNDRFQALAPVLFMHTDKPLYATGDRVWLSTYLLDAATNRLPLGETAIHTDLLTASGKLVQHQWLRIMDGRAVGNFRLSDTLTSGTYRLRAYTDEDDGQHRPAFERSIAVYNILQGPVSKSVDTARKLVDVQILPEGGRWLVGLSARLGIKIVQPDGHGLLMPGRIVNEEGTEIVRFSTNKLGMGSVVMTPQKGRKYYAEVLHMNQQQLVPILPAEPEGLTLSVDAVSDTNRLAINIIGASRPAIDSVYVLVQQQGRLVDQRKILLENGVAHVSLPMASLPAGLVQLTLYDATARPQAERLVFLPERVPSIRVILGVNKTRYQPREKAILSINLNDDGLPVLAALSASITDIGQVPDDSTAATIHTHLLLTGELRGRVEQPNFYTQTKSSTTRRALDDLLLTQGWRRVRGTLATELLGGVSLMGRVLTAQNQPMVGAQVIVASTAAEKSFVRSAGTDERGRFRLAGFTIADTLNVMTQIADRQLKDIPTKDAHLVLEGPEATWEPDTTNMLPNWVALRAQLEAARTRQEGDADLYRDKTAKLLKEVTVKARKPDERPDDVRRSSLHSNADATLVFDDKSPRFPNLYEMIRGKLSGVSVSQSMTGSYQVVIRGIGSLVSSPQPLFLVDGMSIQDTDGTALLNFNPGDIERIEVLKNAGTAGIYGVRGGNGVIAFYSKRFRPGQSQATSEKAGMRPLQVIGYPSVMREFYVPRYETTDRQVGEALTDRVDRRDVLYWKPLIQTDSQGHSQLIFPLSDVVRTLRVVIQGVSADGRPVVGIELIRVQ, encoded by the coding sequence ATGAATCGTCAGCTTTCTATCGTTTGGTTGACTACTTGTCTGCTACTCTGGCTGGCCACGATTACGTTTGCACAAACTACCGTACTCACGGGCTATGTAACCGATGCGACAACCGGTAAGCCCATGCCGTTTGCCAACGTTTACCTGAACGGCAGCACACGCGGCACACTCACCAATGAGCAGGGCCATTATTCGCTGTCGGGCGTGCCGCTCGGAACGGTTGAAGTGGTAGCTTCATTTATTGGCTACCAGTCACATCGGCGCATCTTTCGGTTGGATAATAGCCAGGATAACAAGGCTAATTTCCGTCTGAAACCAAGCGATCAAACGCTGGCTACCGTTACGGTTCGGGGCAATCTCAAAAAATGGCAGCAACACCTTAAGCAGTTCAAACGGCAACTACTGGGCGAGCCCTTTGGCGGACAGTGCCTGCTTATAAATCCTGATGCGCTGAGTTTTCATGAAGAAGACAGCCATTTGAAAGCAACCGCCAGCGAACCACTCGCTATTGAGAATCAGGCCTTAGGATATAAAATCTGGTACGATTTACTGTATTTCGATGGAACGTCGCAGAAGGTGTACTATGCTGGTGCGAGCCGTTTTGAAGAAATAAAACCAACGGATGAACGGCAGGCTAATCGGTTCCGGCGTAACCGGATGAGAGCCTACAAGGGGTCGACCCGCCATTTGATGGCCAGCCTGGTAGACAGTACCTACGAAAAAGAGGGCTTTCTGGCGTATCAGGAAGATCTGGTAGTGCCCATTGCCAAAACCAGAGAAGGCCGAACAACCCTCTACGGCTCTGTTAACGGGCGATTGAAGCCATTGAAAATAAAGGAACTGATTCAGCCGGGGCGATTGCCAACAGAACGGCGGCTGGTTTCGACTCGACCATTGGTGGTTTTTTATACCAATGCCATGTCGGCTTACTCGCCTTATTTCGATGCACGTTTTGCTTACTCGCAGATTGCGCTCCCCGCCGGGCAACTGGAAATGACCGCCGATGGAACGATCACGCTGCCCTTTGGCGCCGAAATTCAGGGTTCCCTCGCCGACGACCGACTATCGACGATGTTACCCGCCGACTGGACCCCTAACCCTGCCGATGCGGAGCCTACCACAACGAGTGCGCCGGTTGTTACGCAGGGGAAATTGATGCCTCCCGATGCCCGGATGAATCGCATTGCAACGGCCTTCAACGACCGGTTTCAGGCGTTGGCACCGGTTCTGTTTATGCACACCGATAAGCCGTTATACGCCACCGGCGACCGGGTCTGGTTGAGTACGTATCTGCTCGATGCGGCTACGAACCGCCTGCCGCTGGGTGAAACGGCTATTCATACCGATTTATTAACGGCATCGGGAAAACTTGTGCAGCACCAGTGGCTACGGATCATGGATGGTCGTGCTGTGGGCAATTTCCGCCTGTCTGATACGCTGACGTCGGGTACTTATCGACTACGGGCTTACACCGACGAAGACGACGGCCAGCATCGACCCGCCTTTGAACGATCTATTGCCGTGTATAACATACTTCAGGGGCCAGTGTCGAAATCAGTCGATACCGCCCGGAAGTTAGTTGATGTTCAGATACTGCCCGAAGGGGGGCGCTGGCTGGTGGGATTATCTGCCCGGCTGGGCATTAAAATTGTTCAGCCAGATGGGCATGGACTGCTAATGCCGGGCCGGATTGTCAATGAAGAGGGAACGGAAATAGTCCGGTTTTCTACAAATAAGCTGGGGATGGGCAGTGTTGTTATGACGCCACAAAAAGGCAGAAAGTACTATGCCGAAGTGCTCCATATGAATCAGCAGCAGTTAGTGCCAATTCTCCCCGCCGAACCGGAAGGGCTCACGCTGTCTGTTGATGCGGTTAGCGATACCAACCGACTGGCAATCAATATCATCGGTGCCAGCCGACCCGCCATAGATTCGGTCTATGTGCTGGTTCAGCAGCAGGGACGATTGGTCGATCAGCGAAAAATATTGCTGGAAAATGGTGTGGCGCACGTAAGCCTGCCGATGGCTTCGTTGCCAGCGGGACTTGTGCAACTAACACTCTATGATGCAACTGCCCGCCCGCAAGCCGAACGGCTGGTGTTTTTGCCGGAGCGCGTGCCGTCCATACGGGTGATACTGGGGGTCAATAAAACCCGTTACCAACCTCGCGAAAAAGCTATTTTGAGCATTAATCTCAACGACGATGGGTTGCCTGTGTTGGCCGCTTTGTCGGCCTCCATCACCGACATTGGTCAGGTACCGGACGACTCGACAGCCGCTACTATTCATACCCATTTACTGTTAACGGGCGAACTGCGGGGGCGGGTCGAACAACCGAATTTCTATACCCAGACCAAATCGTCTACAACTCGCCGGGCTTTGGATGATCTGTTGTTAACGCAGGGCTGGCGACGCGTGAGGGGCACACTAGCAACAGAATTACTGGGGGGCGTGTCGCTGATGGGCCGGGTATTGACTGCCCAAAATCAGCCAATGGTGGGTGCACAGGTCATCGTCGCGTCTACTGCGGCAGAAAAGTCGTTTGTTCGGTCGGCGGGGACCGACGAACGGGGTCGTTTCAGGTTAGCAGGCTTTACCATTGCCGATACACTCAACGTGATGACTCAGATCGCGGATCGCCAGTTGAAAGATATTCCGACGAAAGATGCTCACCTGGTGCTGGAGGGACCGGAAGCCACCTGGGAGCCTGATACAACAAACATGCTTCCAAATTGGGTGGCACTGCGAGCGCAGTTAGAAGCGGCCCGAACCCGTCAGGAGGGCGATGCGGATTTGTACCGGGATAAAACGGCAAAATTGTTAAAAGAAGTGACTGTTAAGGCCAGAAAACCAGATGAACGCCCGGACGATGTTCGGCGGTCGAGTTTGCATAGCAACGCTGATGCCACGCTGGTATTCGACGATAAGTCTCCCCGGTTTCCGAATCTCTACGAAATGATACGGGGAAAGCTTTCGGGCGTGAGCGTGAGCCAGTCAATGACCGGGAGTTACCAGGTCGTCATTCGTGGAATTGGTAGCTTGGTGAGTAGTCCACAACCGCTGTTTCTGGTTGATGGTATGTCTATTCAGGACACCGATGGGACCGCGTTGTTGAACTTTAATCCGGGCGATATTGAGCGGATAGAAGTATTGAAAAATGCCGGCACTGCGGGAATTTATGGCGTTCGGGGCGGCAATGGCGTCATTGCCTTTTACTCTAAACGCTTTCGGCCGGGACAGTCTCAGGCCACCAGTGAAAAAGCCGGTATGAGACCGCTACAGGTAATTGGCTACCCATCGGTGATGCGGGAATTTTATGTACCCCGCTATGAAACTACAGATCGGCAAGTTGGCGAAGCCCTTACGGATCGTGTTGATCGGCGGGATGTTTTATACTGGAAACCCCTTATACAAACCGATAGCCAGGGGCATAGCCAACTGATATTTCCGTTGTCGGATGTTGTCAGAACACTACGGGTAGTGATACAAGGAGTCTCTGCCGATGGTCGGCCTGTGGTGGGTATCGAGCTAATTCGTGTGCAGTAA